Part of the Bradyrhizobium sp. AZCC 1721 genome, TCAAGCCTGCCGCCGAGCTTAAAATTAAAGTTCGCGCTGTTTTCATTGTTATATATCTCCTGTTCGCGATGCCCCGCGACTTATGCAAGTTGTGTCCCGCGATGCCCCGCGCTTCATGCAAATGCATGCTGCATACGTAATCCAAAAATTTTTGCGTGGAATGACAACGCCGTGAAGAGTTTCAGTTTAACGCGCCGGTGTGGCTGTTCTGCTACGGAGATTCGACTCACAACAAAAGATGTGGGCTGCAATGAAAAACCCCGGCAGTTGCCTGCCGGGGTTCTCCTAGTGTTTCAAGTCTTTCGGGATCAGAAGTTACGCTGAGCGCGAATGTTCAGGAACACAGTGCTCTGGTCCCGGAACTCGTAGGTGGCAACCGGCTTCGGGCTGGTAGCGCCCGGAGCTTGTGCCGTGATCGCACCCGTCATCTTCTGGTCGAGGAAGAACGCGCCGACTTCAGCCGAGAACGTCAGGTTCCTGACGGGGGTCCAGCGGGTGACCGCACCCACCATCGCAACATTGAAGTCCGGGTTGCAGGTGAAGTCGCCACTGAAAGAGCGACCCGTTACAGGGGCTGCGAAGGCCGCACAGTAGTTCGCGGTCGCTGTACCATTGTAGCGAACCTGGGCGTAGCTACCCCAGAGGCTGGTCGACCAGTAGGGATCCCAGTTGTGGTTGAACGCACCACGGACGCCCCAGGCATCCGTAAGCTCGATCTCGCCACCCGGGACGTATACGCCGTCACTGGTGTAGCCAAAGCCGTAGCTCTGATAGGCTCCCGCACGGCTAGTATCGCCGAACATCGCAAAGTTCGGCGAAGTGCCGCTGGTGGAGATCACTGACTTGGTGGAGCCCTTGGCGTAGGTGGCGTCGATCTTGAAGTCATCGCCCGCACCGGTCGGCAGATTCTTGATCTGCAAGGCCGCCATCACCGCGCCGCCCCACTTCGAGTCGGGGTGACCGGAGATTTCCGACAGAGGCGTCGGCAAGCCCGCCGAGGTCAGCACGTTGTACGAAGGGTTCACGAGATGCGCCAAACCGCCAATCTGGAACAGACCCCAGGCCTGGTCGACGCGGATGTTGCCGACAATATCCGGAGCATGGACGCCACCATAGGCGTTCGGCGCAACTCCGAGCGTCGAGACCGAACTGGACGGATTGGTTGCGAGTGCCGTGGGAGTAGCAGCGGTTGCCGGGAAAGTTGCCAGATATCCGATGGTCGTACGGTTGTACACGGTCGGTTCGTCCAGGCCGATGGTGGCCGACACGCCGTTGCCGAACTGCGCGGTGTACTGGATGTTGTTGACGCCGGTGACGTAGTCCGGACCGCCGATCAGGTTCGAGTTGTTGTTGCCCGGATAGCCGTTCCAGGGCGACGCAAAGGCCGAAACCGACTTACCGAAGGTGAAGCCTGCGAACTGCAGGAAGATCTGGTCGACCGCGACATAGCCGTTGCCTGCGGAGTCAAGCAGGTTCGTGTTGTTGCCGAGGTTGGTCGCCAGCGAGTTCGGATTGAAGGTGGTGTTGCCGAGCGTGCTGAACTGGATGTTGGCCTGACCGAAGGTGCGGACAACGCCGTATTCAGTGGCGGTGCGGGTATCAACCGTCAGCGCCAGACGAGAACGGGCCGCGAAGTAGTTGGCGTAGCGGTTGCCCTGACCGATATCGCCGTTCCATGCCGGCGAGCCGTAGATGCCGCCGTTGAACGTGGTGTCGACGCGCAGATAACCACCCAGCTTGATGCAGGTGTCGGTGCCCGGGATATAGAAGAAACCCGCACCATACAGGGAGCAGATCCTCACGTACTCGACCGCTTTGGCCTTGACGGGAAGATCGGCCGCCTGAGCTCCGCTCATGGCGATCAGACCCGCCGCTGAGCCGAGAATAAGGCTCTTAACCATCTTCATGTTAAACCTCCAAGTTGCTCTGTAGGGAAGGTTCCGGATCCGCTGGGTGAAACACCCTAAGGTTGGTTCCCTTGTCCCCTGAAACCCGCTTAGCCACTTCGCGCCTTCGGACACTCCCGCATGAACGCGAGGGACTTAAGCGAACCACCTAAAACGGGACGACCTCGGGATGCCCCCCTCCGTCGCCCGATCACAATTACCGAGGACTTCTGCACAAGCAACAAAGGAACCGCCTCGAACGGCCCGACTCCGCCCCTTTTCCGAAGGGTGTTGCACAAATAACACGTGTTTGTGATCGAAGTTTTTCTGCAAGGCTTTGTTTCTAATAGATATTTTTGATTAGTTCTATTTGACACGTGAATAGTTGCGTGGGCGGCGCAGCAAGCGGGTTCTGACCTCCGGGTGATCTCAATTGCGTCGAATCGAATGGTGGGATTCGCCGAATCCGCATCGAACAAACGCGCATAGAAAAGGCGACGCGCGGCAGCCGGTTTGGGCGCGAGTCACGACAAGTATTATTAAGACTAAGCCGGCGCCCCCGCCGTCATGGTCAGTTTCGGCCGGCGGCTCCCAGGGAACCAGCTCACGAGGAACTGCCAAAGCCCCGGGATCGAAATGCATTCGCTTCGGGCGAAGATGACGCCTTATATAAGCGCCTGCTCCCAAGCCCTTGGTCGGGGCTACATCCCCGGCGCCGAATCGAATGCGAAGCCTTGAAAAGAAGCGGTGTGAGCTGCTCCGCGGGATACGGGATCGACCGGAAGGAACGCCTGCGGCAGCACCGCCACCAAATAGCCCCGGCGTAACCTGAATCTGCCGCTTGCGGCTCGCCCTCGCGTCGGGCATATCCGCCCTCATGGAGCTGTGGCCGAGTGGCTGAAGGCGGCGGTTTGCTAAACCGTTATAGGGTTGTAAAGCCCTATCGAGGGTTCGAATCCCTCCGGCTCCGCCAACCCGCCTTGTCCAGCCCAAGACGTCGGTAGCAGGTCTTGCCTGACGTCGCGCACACCCCATCACCGCGCCATTTGCGATGATGCTGGATCGTCTCTTGCCGTTGCGAGCGCATCCGATCAGCATCGGCCCAGCACGCAGTGGAGCGCAGCATGAAAAAGGAAGAACTCGAAGCAATCCTCGGCGATGGCGAGAACACGCCTGATCTCGGCCCGATCGAAGACCACCTTCATGCCATCGCAACGGAAGCAGACCTTCCTGATTTCGCCATCGCGGTTTGTACGGCGAGGATCGAAGAAGCCGCGCCGAAATTGCGCGCCGTCCTCGAGAGCGCTGCGGATGGCGAGGCCTTGTCAGATGATGAAAGCCTGCTGCTGTTCCGCGGGCTTCATATCCTGGGCGGAGCTCGTAACCGCGAAGCGTGCCAGCCGCTGCTGCGTCTGCTGCGCCGGCCCTATGAAGATGTCGACTTCCTGCTGGGCGACACCGTCACCGAGAGCCTGGCCAAAATCGTCGCTGGCGTATTCGATGGCGATACCGACGGCTTGTTGGCCTTGATTGCCGACAGCTCGATCGACGGATTCATCCGTGAAGCATTGTTTGGCGCAGCGACCTTCCTGGCATGGGAGCGCCGCATCGAGCGCGATCGGCTAAAGGGATTTCTTGTCCGGTTCCATGAGGAACGGCCGGAAGACGGCGATCAGGCCTGGGTCGGCTGGCTGCGGGCGATCGCCCTGCTCGGCCTGCGCGACCTGGTGCCGCTGGTTGACAAGGCCTTCCACGAAGACCGCATTCCCGAGGAGTGGATCGGTCGCCCTGACTTTGATGAGTATCTTGCCGAAGCCGAACGCGCGCCCGACGACATCGACCGGTTCGCGCAAGCCAATCTCGGTTACATCGAGGATGTGCTCGAATCGCTGGCCTGGGTGCGCAGGTCCGAAGACGACGTGTTCGAAGGAGACGATGAGAAATCGCCCTGGGCCGATTTCGTGTATCCGAACGAGCCGGTCAGAAATCCCTGGC contains:
- a CDS encoding DUF1186 domain-containing protein, whose amino-acid sequence is MKKEELEAILGDGENTPDLGPIEDHLHAIATEADLPDFAIAVCTARIEEAAPKLRAVLESAADGEALSDDESLLLFRGLHILGGARNREACQPLLRLLRRPYEDVDFLLGDTVTESLAKIVAGVFDGDTDGLLALIADSSIDGFIREALFGAATFLAWERRIERDRLKGFLVRFHEERPEDGDQAWVGWLRAIALLGLRDLVPLVDKAFHEDRIPEEWIGRPDFDEYLAEAERAPDDIDRFAQANLGYIEDVLESLAWVRRSEDDVFEGDDEKSPWADFVYPNEPVRNPWRHVGRNDPCPCGSGKKAKKCCLANGEPPA
- a CDS encoding porin, with the translated sequence MKMVKSLILGSAAGLIAMSGAQAADLPVKAKAVEYVRICSLYGAGFFYIPGTDTCIKLGGYLRVDTTFNGGIYGSPAWNGDIGQGNRYANYFAARSRLALTVDTRTATEYGVVRTFGQANIQFSTLGNTTFNPNSLATNLGNNTNLLDSAGNGYVAVDQIFLQFAGFTFGKSVSAFASPWNGYPGNNNSNLIGGPDYVTGVNNIQYTAQFGNGVSATIGLDEPTVYNRTTIGYLATFPATAATPTALATNPSSSVSTLGVAPNAYGGVHAPDIVGNIRVDQAWGLFQIGGLAHLVNPSYNVLTSAGLPTPLSEISGHPDSKWGGAVMAALQIKNLPTGAGDDFKIDATYAKGSTKSVISTSGTSPNFAMFGDTSRAGAYQSYGFGYTSDGVYVPGGEIELTDAWGVRGAFNHNWDPYWSTSLWGSYAQVRYNGTATANYCAAFAAPVTGRSFSGDFTCNPDFNVAMVGAVTRWTPVRNLTFSAEVGAFFLDQKMTGAITAQAPGATSPKPVATYEFRDQSTVFLNIRAQRNF